The window AATCTCGAGGAAATCATGTCCAAGCTTCATTCCGCAGTCAAAGTCGGTCCTTACGAATTTGCCCATCGCGTGGTGCTGGCTCCGCTCACCCGCATGCGCGCCGAAGAAGGCGCCAAGCCCGGCCCGTTGATGGCCCAGTACTACGCCCAGCGCGCGTCGGAAGGCGGTTTCCTGATCGGTGAAGCGACGATCGCCGCACCCAACGGCAACGGCTACCTCGGCGCGCCGGGTCTCTACGACGACAGCCAGATCGCCGGCTGGAAGCTCGTGACCGATGCCGTGCACGCCAAAGGCGGCCGCATCTTCCTGCAGCTGTATCACGCCGGGCGCCAATCCAACAGCCAGTTGCAGCCGGGCGGCGCTGAGCCGGTGGCGCCGTCCGCGGTGCCGCACGGCGGACTCGCCTATACCGAAGCAGGCTGGACCCCGAACACGCCGAGCCGCGCGCTGACCATCCCCGAAATCGCCGAGCTCGTCGAGCGCTTCCGCACCGCCGCCATCCGCGGCAAGGAGGCCGGATTCGACGGCGTTGAACTGCACGCCGCCAATGGCTACCTGTTCGATCAATTCCTCCAGGACGGCAGCAACAAGCGCACCGACATCTACGGCGGATCGTTCGAAAACCGGGCCCGCTTCCTGATGGAAGCCACCCAGGCCGTCATCTCTGTGTGGGGCAGCGACCGCGTGGCTGTGCGCCTCGGTCCGAGCGGCACCTGGGGCGATATGTCCGACAGCGATCCGGAGGGTCTCTTCACCTACGTCGCGCAGGAACTGGCCAAACTCGACCTGGCCTACCTGCACCTGATCGAGCCGCGCGTGCTGGGCAACGTCGACGACGCGAGCAAGGATCAGAACCCGGTCGCCGCGCAACGGATCCGCAAGCACTACACGGGGACCATCATCGCCGCCGGCGGCTTCAAAGCCGCTACTGCCGAAGCCGTCCTGCAGACAGGCGACGCCGACCTGGTTGCCTTTGGCCGCGATTTCATCGCGAACCCGGATCTGCCTGAACGCTTGCGCCTTCAGCTGCCGCTGAACCCGTACGACCGCCCCACGTTTTTCGGGGGCACCGACGTCGGCTATACCGACTACCCGCTCTATAGCCATGACGCGGTAGCAGCGTAAGCGGAGCGCACGATGACCTCCACGCCCCAGTCCACGTCCCTTGCGCCGTTGTACTGGCTGGCGCTGGGAACGTTCGCAGTCGGCACCGAGAGCTTCATGATTGCCGGCCTGTTGCCCGACATTGCTTTGGATCTGCATACGAGCATCGTCGCAACAGGCCAGCTAGTCACGGTGTTTGCTTTGGCCTACGCACTCAGCTCGCCGGTCCTGACGGCACTGACCGGCACGTTCCATCGGCGCACGCTGATGATCCTGGCACTGTCGGCATTCACGCTGGCGAACTTCATCGCCTGGGCCGCCCAAAACTATTGGGAATTGATGGCGGCCCGCATCCTGCTCGCCGCAGCCGCCGGTCTGTATGTTCCCGGAGCCAACGCACTGGCCGGCGCGATCGCCGGTCCGGAACGGCGCGGCACGGCGCTCGCCATCGTCAACGGCGGCATTACGATCGCGGTCGCCTTTGGCGTGCCGCTGGGCGCATTGGTCGGAGAACGGCTCGGCTGGCGGATGACCTTTGCGGGCGTCGCCGCCCTGTCCGCCGCGGCTACGGCCGGGTTGCTGTTCGGCCTGCCGCGCAACATCGGCGCACGATTGCCGACTGCCACGCTGCGCGAGCGTCTCCATGTCGCACGTCAGCCGGTCATCCTGATGACCTTGCTCGTCACTACGCTGTGGGCCATGGGCGCCTATACGATCTATACGTACCTGGCGCTGTTCGTTGCCAAATCCACGCCGTTGCATGGCGCGCAAATCGGCTACGTGCTGTTCACCTGGGGCGTTGCGGCA is drawn from Trinickia violacea and contains these coding sequences:
- a CDS encoding MFS transporter — protein: MTSTPQSTSLAPLYWLALGTFAVGTESFMIAGLLPDIALDLHTSIVATGQLVTVFALAYALSSPVLTALTGTFHRRTLMILALSAFTLANFIAWAAQNYWELMAARILLAAAAGLYVPGANALAGAIAGPERRGTALAIVNGGITIAVAFGVPLGALVGERLGWRMTFAGVAALSAAATAGLLFGLPRNIGARLPTATLRERLHVARQPVILMTLLVTTLWAMGAYTIYTYLALFVAKSTPLHGAQIGYVLFTWGVAAAIGVFIGGKAVDRLGHGRVIIPCLSVSILAFSLMSASAHWLPTTLALIPVLIGVVAWGISHWSFYPAQQAGLINLAGLRGTPIALSLNASFMYLGFSLGAALGSLTLSLTSVNNLGWTAAACEAAALMLTASIGGHLVRVRKGAITAA
- a CDS encoding alkene reductase — protein: MSKLHSAVKVGPYEFAHRVVLAPLTRMRAEEGAKPGPLMAQYYAQRASEGGFLIGEATIAAPNGNGYLGAPGLYDDSQIAGWKLVTDAVHAKGGRIFLQLYHAGRQSNSQLQPGGAEPVAPSAVPHGGLAYTEAGWTPNTPSRALTIPEIAELVERFRTAAIRGKEAGFDGVELHAANGYLFDQFLQDGSNKRTDIYGGSFENRARFLMEATQAVISVWGSDRVAVRLGPSGTWGDMSDSDPEGLFTYVAQELAKLDLAYLHLIEPRVLGNVDDASKDQNPVAAQRIRKHYTGTIIAAGGFKAATAEAVLQTGDADLVAFGRDFIANPDLPERLRLQLPLNPYDRPTFFGGTDVGYTDYPLYSHDAVAA